A genomic region of Brevibacillus sp. JNUCC-41 contains the following coding sequences:
- a CDS encoding murein hydrolase activator EnvC family protein codes for MKKNIIAMNASIMIGLGSILAAPSVYAESISNLEKQKESIQEKRSGVESNISDTEKKIDNLQDKQMTAEDQIAALEAKIAESAKKIDAKNAEITQTKKEIEALKEEIKVLKERIAKRNEVLKERALSFQETGGDVNYLEVLFGSSSFGDLVDRVGAVATIAEADRDILKQHELDKKDLEEKQKAVETKLASLEVAKAELLEIQKQQKQQKQEKDALVKKLKQQTKKHEDEKMGLEEEKANLAAQEKAIKSAISLEHQRLAELEAARKKAAAEAKKRAEQEAAQAAAQAASQASQASETKKQSTSSGYSAKSNSSSSSSSSSQSSQSSSNVSQAPAVSSGTFTRPSAGYVSSTMGERWNKQHAGIDIAASGTVPVVAAADGVVSRSYFSSTYGNVVFVTHSISGQQWTTVYAHLSSRQVGEGAVVAKGQQVGIMGNTGHSFGQHLHFELHKGPWNYSKSNAVNPLNYIPN; via the coding sequence TTGAAAAAAAATATCATTGCCATGAATGCTTCCATCATGATCGGGTTGGGAAGCATTCTAGCGGCACCTTCAGTTTATGCGGAGTCGATTTCGAATTTAGAAAAACAGAAAGAATCCATCCAGGAAAAACGTTCGGGTGTTGAATCGAATATTTCCGATACGGAAAAGAAAATCGATAACCTGCAGGATAAGCAAATGACAGCAGAAGACCAAATCGCTGCCCTTGAAGCAAAAATTGCCGAGTCCGCAAAAAAGATCGATGCCAAAAATGCTGAAATTACTCAAACGAAAAAAGAAATTGAGGCATTGAAAGAAGAGATTAAAGTATTAAAAGAGCGGATTGCCAAACGTAATGAAGTATTGAAGGAAAGGGCCCTTTCCTTCCAGGAGACTGGCGGGGACGTGAACTACCTTGAAGTATTATTCGGATCATCCAGTTTTGGGGATTTAGTTGACCGTGTCGGAGCTGTAGCGACAATCGCTGAAGCCGACCGCGATATTTTAAAGCAGCATGAGCTGGATAAAAAGGATCTGGAAGAAAAGCAAAAAGCCGTAGAAACGAAGCTAGCCAGTTTAGAAGTGGCAAAAGCTGAACTATTGGAAATTCAAAAGCAGCAAAAACAGCAGAAGCAAGAAAAGGATGCTTTGGTTAAGAAATTAAAGCAACAAACTAAAAAGCATGAAGATGAGAAGATGGGTCTAGAGGAAGAGAAAGCGAATCTTGCCGCTCAAGAAAAAGCGATCAAATCTGCCATCAGCTTAGAGCATCAACGTCTTGCCGAATTGGAAGCAGCCCGTAAAAAAGCGGCAGCCGAAGCGAAAAAACGTGCAGAGCAAGAAGCTGCGCAAGCGGCAGCACAAGCGGCTTCTCAAGCATCACAAGCATCCGAAACTAAAAAACAATCCACTTCTTCAGGATATAGTGCAAAAAGCAACAGCTCATCATCATCATCATCATCTTCACAATCTTCACAATCTTCGTCTAATGTAAGTCAAGCGCCGGCTGTATCATCTGGTACTTTCACTAGACCTAGTGCAGGATATGTATCTTCAACAATGGGTGAACGCTGGAATAAACAGCATGCCGGCATCGATATCGCTGCTAGCGGAACGGTTCCAGTTGTAGCGGCAGCCGACGGAGTCGTAAGCCGTTCTTACTTCTCAAGTACATACGGTAACGTCGTCTTCGTTACACATTCAATCAGCGGTCAGCAATGGACTACTGTGTACGCACACTTAAGTTCTAGACAAGTAGGCGAAGGTGCTGTAGTTGCCAAAGGTCAACAAGTTGGCATCATGGGTAACACAGGACATTCCTTCGGTCAGCATTTACACTTTGAACTACATAAAGGCCCATGGAATTATAGCAAGTCAAATGCTGTTAACCCATTAAACTATATACCTAATTAA
- a CDS encoding PDZ domain-containing protein: protein MITVEDGAKKLTTDWLIACLMGLGKLFLHPLLYVSIAYCLFIGYLRVKRERHDFNTKIYSFSMELRSMLPQGLIWGLILSFLTLATGLAIPLAALFIMAVVTVLSMLSMKKRFVSPVYTVGLTFFILFFLYDSDIQLTLFQDAFNQLDRSVYPTLVILIGLLLIAEGFLIAGNGSEKVSPQLEVSKRGQPIGVYVSQRIWLIPMFVMIPGGQLPVPFEWYPVFSIGDMSLSPIVLPILIGFKQKVHGTLPELAIRAQGKKVGALGIVITILAAVGYWYPPLAIITAVLAILGREILHHTQKAMDQKLPFYFSKSKLGVQILGVIPQSPADKMGLQKGEVISKINGVVVREEEELYRALQINRAHCKLEVIDNNEQIRFVQRALFDGEHYELGILFVDDQLKESGQVG from the coding sequence TTGATTACTGTTGAGGATGGTGCAAAGAAATTGACAACGGATTGGCTGATTGCATGCTTAATGGGATTAGGAAAACTCTTCCTTCATCCTTTGCTTTATGTTTCGATTGCCTATTGTTTATTCATCGGCTATCTTCGAGTTAAACGGGAACGCCATGATTTCAATACGAAGATTTACAGTTTTTCCATGGAGCTGCGTTCCATGTTACCTCAAGGATTGATATGGGGATTGATCCTTTCCTTCCTCACGCTGGCTACTGGACTAGCCATTCCTTTGGCGGCTCTGTTCATCATGGCAGTGGTTACGGTTTTATCCATGCTATCCATGAAAAAGAGGTTTGTTTCCCCCGTTTATACTGTGGGACTCACCTTCTTTATCCTTTTCTTTTTATATGATAGTGATATCCAGCTGACTTTATTTCAGGATGCTTTTAATCAGCTGGATCGGTCCGTATATCCGACACTTGTTATTTTGATAGGATTATTACTGATTGCTGAAGGGTTTTTGATTGCTGGCAATGGAAGTGAAAAGGTCTCTCCTCAGTTGGAAGTATCCAAGAGGGGGCAGCCGATAGGTGTGTATGTTTCACAGCGAATCTGGCTAATTCCCATGTTCGTCATGATTCCTGGAGGACAACTTCCAGTGCCTTTCGAATGGTATCCAGTTTTTTCAATCGGCGACATGTCCCTATCTCCGATCGTATTGCCCATTTTAATCGGCTTTAAGCAAAAAGTTCATGGGACGCTTCCGGAACTGGCCATTAGGGCGCAAGGCAAAAAGGTAGGGGCATTGGGAATTGTGATTACGATATTGGCTGCAGTTGGTTACTGGTACCCCCCATTGGCAATCATAACGGCTGTTTTAGCAATCCTTGGTCGTGAAATTCTGCACCATACCCAAAAGGCAATGGATCAAAAGCTTCCTTTTTATTTTTCGAAAAGTAAGCTGGGTGTCCAGATCTTAGGCGTTATCCCTCAATCTCCGGCAGATAAAATGGGGTTGCAAAAAGGCGAGGTCATTTCGAAAATAAATGGGGTCGTCGTCAGGGAAGAAGAAGAGTTATACAGGGCGCTCCAAATAAACCGGGCACATTGCAAGCTTGAGGTCATAGATAACAATGAACAGATCCGTTTTGTACAAAGAGCTCTTTTTGACGGGGAGCATTACGAATTGGGCATCTTGTTCGTAGATGATCAATTAAAGGAAAGCGGACAAGTGGGTTAA
- a CDS encoding S41 family peptidase, producing MVKKWVLPLAIIMSLAIGAVGGIYWTSFSAKNEVKDESQAISKDKEWAKVEQAYGLIVSQYVEQVDGSKLVAGAIQGMLSALKDPYSVYMDKETAKQFNETLDSSFEGIGTEIGMEDGKVIIVSPYKDSPAEKAGLKPKDQILKVNGESVEGLNLYETRLKIRGEKGSPVKMEIKRAGVDNPLEFNMVRAEIPLDTVFSSIKEVAGEQIGYIELTSFSENTATDFKKQLKGLEKKGIKGLVIDVRGNPGGLLSSVETILGEFITKDKPYLQIAERTGETQSFFTSLKKAKAYPVAVLTDKGSASASEILAGAMQEAGGYPLVGEKTFGKGTVQQAVPMGDGSKIKLTLYKWLTPSGKWIHKKGIEPAIKVKQPEYFDAHQLAIEKVLQRDMNDEQIQYAQSILKGLGFEPGREDGYYDWSTEIAVKAFQKQFGLEVTGKLDSKTAAHLESAILDKIRDEDNDIQLRTALNYLVK from the coding sequence ATGGTCAAAAAATGGGTACTTCCTCTAGCAATCATCATGTCACTAGCCATTGGAGCAGTGGGGGGCATATATTGGACAAGCTTCTCGGCCAAGAATGAAGTAAAGGATGAAAGCCAAGCGATATCGAAGGATAAGGAATGGGCAAAAGTTGAACAAGCTTACGGTTTGATCGTAAGTCAGTATGTAGAACAGGTGGACGGTTCCAAACTGGTCGCGGGTGCCATTCAAGGCATGCTGTCAGCGTTGAAAGATCCTTATTCCGTATATATGGACAAGGAGACCGCCAAACAATTCAATGAAACCCTGGACTCCTCGTTTGAAGGGATTGGGACTGAAATCGGAATGGAAGATGGTAAGGTCATCATTGTTTCTCCTTACAAAGATTCACCTGCTGAAAAAGCGGGATTAAAGCCGAAAGATCAAATCCTTAAGGTGAATGGCGAGAGTGTAGAAGGTTTGAATCTGTATGAGACACGCCTGAAAATCCGTGGCGAAAAAGGATCACCCGTCAAAATGGAAATAAAGCGGGCAGGGGTGGACAATCCTCTAGAATTCAATATGGTGCGTGCCGAAATCCCATTGGATACCGTATTTTCATCAATTAAGGAAGTCGCGGGAGAACAAATCGGTTATATCGAGTTGACCTCATTCTCGGAAAATACTGCGACTGATTTCAAAAAGCAGTTAAAGGGGCTTGAAAAGAAGGGAATCAAGGGCTTGGTCATAGATGTACGCGGCAATCCAGGCGGCCTTCTTTCCAGTGTGGAAACGATTCTTGGCGAGTTTATCACAAAAGACAAACCCTATTTGCAAATTGCGGAAAGAACGGGAGAAACGCAATCGTTTTTTACAAGCCTTAAGAAAGCGAAAGCTTATCCCGTTGCTGTCTTGACGGATAAAGGCAGCGCCTCAGCCTCGGAAATCCTGGCTGGCGCGATGCAAGAGGCGGGGGGCTATCCATTGGTCGGTGAGAAGACCTTCGGGAAAGGCACTGTACAGCAAGCTGTACCAATGGGTGATGGCAGTAAGATTAAACTTACGTTATATAAGTGGCTGACGCCATCAGGGAAATGGATCCATAAAAAAGGGATCGAACCGGCAATCAAAGTGAAACAACCGGAGTATTTTGATGCACATCAGCTGGCTATTGAGAAGGTGTTGCAGCGGGATATGAATGATGAACAAATCCAGTATGCGCAAAGCATTCTGAAAGGACTAGGATTTGAACCGGGTCGTGAAGATGGATATTATGATTGGAGTACAGAAATTGCAGTGAAGGCATTCCAAAAACAATTTGGACTGGAAGTAACTGGTAAGTTGGACTCTAAAACCGCAGCACATCTGGAATCCGCCATTCTGGATAAAATCCGGGATGAAGATAATGATATTCAGTTACGCACGGCTTTGAATTATTTAGTGAAATAA
- a CDS encoding FecCD family ABC transporter permease has product MLLKYTWQKWMGLFITVLLLLFLLCSSIVYGYTDTTWKMAIDAFTHFNGTNEHIVIQSVRLPRALIASAIGASLAISGVLMQTLTKNPLASPDIFGVNAGAGLAVVTGVTVFGISNLQVFTWLSFIGAAIAAISIFMIGSMGRGGLTPMKLTLAGAAMTAMVASLTQGLLVSNEALLDQVLFWLAGSVSGRSLDNLVAVLPYLVVGWGLALIMSGKMNVLSMGEDVAKGLGLNIVFLKLVLGLAIILLAGGSVAVAGPIGFIGIVVPHLTRSIVGIDHRWVIPFSGLFGAVLLIAADVISRYILMPREVPVGVMTAIIGTPFFIYIARKGFSGR; this is encoded by the coding sequence ATGTTATTAAAATATACATGGCAGAAATGGATGGGGCTGTTCATTACCGTTCTTTTGCTGCTGTTTTTACTGTGCTCAAGCATTGTATACGGTTATACAGATACAACATGGAAAATGGCCATCGATGCTTTTACCCATTTCAATGGGACGAATGAACACATTGTCATTCAATCAGTCAGACTTCCGCGTGCCCTGATTGCTTCGGCAATTGGTGCAAGTTTAGCCATCTCGGGGGTTTTGATGCAAACGCTAACTAAAAACCCCCTGGCCTCTCCGGATATCTTCGGGGTCAACGCCGGGGCAGGATTGGCTGTTGTCACTGGGGTCACGGTGTTTGGGATAAGCAATCTTCAAGTATTCACATGGCTCTCATTCATAGGGGCGGCCATAGCTGCGATAAGCATATTTATGATTGGTAGCATGGGACGCGGCGGCTTGACACCGATGAAGCTGACATTGGCTGGTGCAGCCATGACGGCCATGGTAGCTTCACTTACCCAAGGTCTTCTTGTTTCTAATGAGGCTCTTTTAGATCAAGTCCTATTCTGGCTTGCCGGATCCGTTTCCGGTAGAAGTCTAGACAATTTAGTTGCCGTCCTGCCTTATCTTGTCGTAGGATGGGGCCTTGCCTTGATCATGTCCGGTAAAATGAATGTGTTATCAATGGGTGAAGATGTTGCGAAAGGCCTTGGACTGAATATAGTTTTCCTTAAACTGGTCCTGGGACTGGCAATCATCCTGCTCGCTGGCGGATCAGTGGCGGTTGCGGGTCCGATTGGCTTTATAGGTATCGTCGTTCCGCATCTTACCCGCTCTATAGTTGGTATTGATCATCGGTGGGTGATTCCCTTCTCTGGACTTTTCGGGGCGGTGCTTTTGATTGCGGCCGATGTCATATCAAGGTATATCCTGATGCCTCGAGAAGTTCCGGTTGGAGTCATGACAGCCATAATCGGGACCCCATTCTTTATTTATATTGCTAGAAAGGGGTTCAGCGGCCGATGA
- a CDS encoding ABC transporter substrate-binding protein, whose product MFRFKSLLTIFTIFAVFLLAACGNSDEKADGNKADDKKEDKSYTIEHAMGTAKLKETPKRVVVLTNEGTEALLALGIKPVGAVQSWLGDPWYDHIKDDMDGVEVVGVEHEVNLEKIASLKPDLIIGSKIRQEAVYDKLNAIAPTVFSETLRGDWKENFKLYAKALNLEEKGNDVIAEFDKNTEDLKAKLGDKVNQEVSIVRFMAGTTRIYYTDSFSGVIFDQLGFKRAEQQKELFTADNKLGNLAIEVGKEVIPKMDGDILFYFTYAPEGDKQALSTAKEWTNDPLWKNLDAVKNGNAHEVSDATWNTAGGVIAANEMLDDIEKIMLEK is encoded by the coding sequence ATGTTTAGATTCAAGTCATTATTAACGATTTTTACAATATTTGCAGTCTTTCTTCTAGCAGCTTGCGGGAATTCGGATGAAAAAGCCGATGGAAATAAGGCTGACGACAAGAAAGAGGATAAAAGCTACACAATTGAGCATGCCATGGGCACTGCCAAGTTGAAAGAAACGCCTAAAAGGGTGGTCGTTTTAACAAATGAAGGTACTGAGGCATTGCTTGCTTTAGGAATTAAACCTGTTGGTGCCGTTCAATCATGGCTTGGTGACCCTTGGTACGACCATATTAAAGATGATATGGATGGGGTCGAAGTTGTTGGTGTTGAACATGAAGTTAACTTAGAAAAAATCGCATCACTGAAGCCTGACTTGATTATCGGAAGCAAGATACGCCAAGAGGCTGTTTATGATAAATTAAATGCGATCGCCCCTACCGTTTTCTCGGAAACGCTAAGAGGAGATTGGAAAGAAAACTTTAAACTTTATGCAAAAGCCTTGAACCTTGAAGAAAAAGGTAACGATGTAATTGCGGAGTTCGATAAAAACACAGAAGATCTTAAAGCTAAATTGGGTGATAAAGTAAATCAAGAAGTATCCATTGTTCGTTTCATGGCTGGAACTACTCGTATTTATTACACTGATTCATTCTCTGGAGTGATTTTCGATCAATTAGGATTTAAACGTGCAGAACAACAGAAGGAACTTTTCACTGCAGATAATAAATTAGGTAACCTTGCCATTGAGGTTGGGAAAGAAGTCATCCCTAAAATGGATGGAGATATTCTCTTCTACTTCACTTACGCTCCTGAAGGGGACAAACAGGCCCTAAGCACAGCAAAAGAATGGACGAATGATCCGCTTTGGAAAAACCTTGATGCAGTCAAAAATGGAAATGCCCATGAGGTTAGCGACGCAACATGGAATACAGCTGGCGGAGTAATTGCAGCTAATGAAATGCTGGACGATATAGAAAAGATCATGCTTGAAAAGTAA
- the ftsX gene encoding permease-like cell division protein FtsX, with amino-acid sequence MKFRTLLRHFRESFKNIGRNGWMTFASVSAVTVTLTLVGVFLVLMMNLNHIAGNVEKDVEVRAHIDNAANDDDIKAIGKQITEMNGIESVIFSPKDEELTNLIDDLGDNGDAFKPFEQDNPLRDVYVIKTKSPQDVIKVAKQIEGLEYIQSVKYGQGYVEKLFSFVNIARNIGIVLIVGLLFTAMFLISNTIKITIVARRKEIEIMRLVGATNTFIRWPFFLEGLWLGVLGSIIPIGLISVLYYNLYKYAAPQITFKFIDFLPANPFIYQVSAILIVIGAVIGIWGSLMSVRKFLKV; translated from the coding sequence ATGAAATTTAGAACATTGCTCCGTCACTTCCGTGAAAGTTTTAAAAATATTGGCCGTAATGGATGGATGACGTTTGCTTCAGTCAGTGCAGTAACGGTCACTCTAACATTGGTTGGCGTCTTTTTAGTGCTCATGATGAATTTAAATCATATCGCGGGAAATGTGGAGAAAGATGTCGAAGTTCGGGCACATATTGATAATGCGGCGAATGATGACGATATAAAAGCTATCGGTAAGCAAATTACGGAGATGAACGGCATTGAATCAGTGATTTTCTCTCCAAAAGATGAAGAGCTTACTAATTTAATAGATGATTTAGGAGATAATGGTGATGCTTTTAAACCATTTGAACAAGATAACCCATTAAGGGACGTTTATGTTATCAAAACGAAATCCCCGCAAGATGTCATCAAGGTGGCAAAACAGATCGAAGGTTTGGAGTATATCCAAAGCGTTAAATATGGACAAGGCTATGTCGAGAAACTATTCAGCTTTGTTAATATTGCTAGAAACATAGGAATCGTTCTTATTGTAGGTTTACTATTTACTGCAATGTTCCTGATTTCGAATACGATTAAAATTACCATTGTAGCCAGAAGAAAAGAAATTGAGATCATGAGGTTGGTAGGGGCGACGAATACGTTCATCCGTTGGCCATTCTTCTTGGAGGGTCTCTGGTTGGGAGTGCTCGGTTCCATCATTCCGATAGGTCTGATCTCCGTACTCTACTACAATCTATATAAATATGCAGCACCGCAGATCACGTTCAAATTCATAGATTTCCTGCCTGCAAATCCATTTATTTATCAAGTCTCGGCCATCCTCATCGTAATTGGTGCCGTTATCGGGATATGGGGCAGCTTGATGTCCGTCAGGAAGTTCTTGAAAGTATAA
- a CDS encoding YceI family protein: protein MTNTKWTIDPTHSAIEFSVKHMMIAKVKGSFNKFEASILANPLDLTTAEIDFTVDVASIDTRNADRDNHLRSADFFDVENNPTLTFKSTKIVKTDEDEYDVTGNVTLNGITQEETFSITFEGQGKDPWGNEKAGFSGKGKVKRSDYGLTYNAALETGGVLIGDQITLTIEIEAAKEA from the coding sequence ATGACAAATACAAAATGGACCATCGATCCGACTCATAGTGCTATTGAATTTTCCGTAAAACATATGATGATCGCTAAAGTAAAAGGTAGTTTTAATAAGTTTGAAGCAAGCATCCTAGCAAACCCATTGGATCTAACAACTGCTGAAATCGATTTTACCGTTGATGTGGCCAGTATCGACACACGCAATGCAGACCGGGATAATCACTTGCGTTCCGCTGACTTCTTTGATGTAGAAAACAATCCTACTTTAACATTCAAATCAACAAAAATCGTGAAAACGGATGAAGATGAATATGATGTAACTGGAAATGTGACTCTTAATGGAATCACACAAGAAGAAACTTTCAGCATCACCTTCGAAGGCCAAGGGAAAGATCCATGGGGAAATGAAAAAGCAGGATTTAGCGGAAAAGGGAAAGTCAAACGCAGTGATTATGGTCTAACCTATAACGCGGCGTTAGAAACAGGCGGAGTACTGATCGGCGACCAAATCACGCTTACCATCGAAATCGAAGCAGCTAAAGAAGCTTAA
- a CDS encoding FecCD family ABC transporter permease: protein MKSYKSFRLFNEKISFLMDRKAMIVIFILFLVTSLVFVISTGVGEMNINPLSVLQVFIGGGTESDRLIIQSFRLPRIIVALLVGMGLAVAGGILQGMIRNPLASPDILGITGGATVAVVGFLAIFSDKNHSLTVSINWLPLAAFIGATVVAFLVYSLAWKNGVPPIRLVLIGIGVMALMKALTTMMMILGPVYQASQANLWITGSVSNSTWNNIAVLAPWTIIFLLIAFLYARNINLQELGDDLATGLGGHVQKQRFALLMISTALIGGSTAFAGGIGFVGLMAPHMARRLVGSSFGVLLPASALLGGILVMVADLIGRTLFSPLEIPAGVFTASIGAPYFIYLLYKTRNS, encoded by the coding sequence ATGAAGTCATATAAGAGCTTTCGTTTATTTAATGAAAAAATATCATTCTTGATGGATAGAAAAGCTATGATCGTGATTTTTATATTATTTTTAGTCACTTCACTAGTGTTTGTAATCAGTACTGGAGTGGGTGAAATGAATATAAATCCGTTAAGTGTCCTCCAGGTTTTTATCGGAGGGGGGACGGAGAGCGATCGGCTTATTATCCAATCTTTCCGCCTGCCTAGAATAATTGTTGCCTTGCTGGTAGGGATGGGCCTTGCTGTAGCTGGAGGGATCCTTCAAGGGATGATTCGAAATCCACTTGCTTCGCCGGATATCTTGGGGATAACAGGAGGAGCGACAGTAGCGGTCGTTGGATTCCTGGCCATTTTTAGCGATAAGAATCATTCTTTGACGGTGAGCATCAATTGGCTGCCGTTAGCTGCATTCATTGGGGCGACGGTCGTGGCCTTTCTTGTTTATTCATTAGCCTGGAAAAATGGAGTTCCCCCGATAAGGCTTGTGTTGATCGGGATTGGGGTGATGGCTTTAATGAAGGCACTCACTACGATGATGATGATTCTTGGCCCAGTCTATCAAGCGAGCCAGGCCAATCTTTGGATCACGGGGTCAGTGTCTAACTCCACCTGGAATAATATCGCTGTACTGGCACCATGGACGATAATATTCCTGTTAATCGCCTTCCTGTATGCCAGGAATATTAATTTACAGGAGCTAGGCGATGACCTTGCAACGGGGCTTGGGGGCCATGTCCAAAAACAGCGGTTTGCATTATTGATGATCAGTACGGCCTTGATTGGCGGTTCCACGGCATTTGCCGGAGGAATAGGATTTGTGGGATTAATGGCACCCCACATGGCCAGAAGGCTGGTTGGTTCGAGTTTTGGAGTGTTACTGCCCGCTTCAGCTTTGCTTGGTGGCATCCTGGTTATGGTGGCGGATTTAATTGGACGGACCTTATTCTCACCTTTGGAAATACCGGCTGGTGTCTTCACAGCGAGCATCGGGGCACCATACTTCATTTATTTACTATATAAAACGAGGAATTCGTAA
- a CDS encoding MMPL family transporter: MDESILGRLGRMMTGKTGRWVVIAVWIIAAIALTFTLPAVNDRTANNTADLPEDSPSVVADELIKEEFPTSSGLPALLTWHRESGLTEADLAEIQYLSKELTDNPLTQQSFLPPLHEIPLPALQGSVSEDGTTFVQPLFFKEKTETEILEKNLESINEAVSERIGSDPFKVPTDSGELSLRVTGPVGISVDATGLFSGADFKLLLATVILVLVVLLLIYRSPLLAIIPLIGVGFAYIVTSPILGFMADHGWITVDSQAISIMTVLLFGAGTDYCLFLISHYRSELRNHESKRKAMIAAFKDSSGAIAMSGLTIVISLLTLLVAKYGAYHRFAVPFSLSIFIMMLAALTLVPALLSVFGRASFFPIVPRTPEMEEARAKKKGKAVKKHKEGRIGKWIGHIVTTRPWTVILTCLIIFSVLAGYSSQIKYSYDILSSFPEDMNSREGYSVISDSYSPGELAPATVVIDTDGEDVDLAPALEEMNIVESVADPVTSKSNKDLQSYEVTFNLNPYAIEAIDSIPEIRKMAERELKAAYISSVDEKVWIGGQTATQFDKRDTVKSDEFMIIPIIIVLISLLLLAYLRSVTAMVYLMGTVILSFFAAMGLGWIILHHFMGVDAIEGTIPLYSFVFLVALGEDYNIFMVSSIWRKKETMPIKQAIRKGVAETSGVITSAGIILAATFSVLATLPIQVLVQFGLITALGVLMDTFIVRPFLVPAITALLGRLAFWPSKVTTQEEKEHANH, from the coding sequence TTGGACGAATCAATATTAGGAAGACTTGGCAGGATGATGACTGGAAAAACCGGTCGTTGGGTTGTCATTGCTGTATGGATAATTGCAGCAATCGCATTAACCTTCACATTGCCTGCCGTTAATGATCGAACAGCAAATAATACCGCAGACTTGCCCGAAGACTCACCTTCTGTCGTGGCTGATGAACTTATTAAAGAAGAGTTTCCAACATCCTCTGGATTACCTGCCCTCCTTACATGGCATCGGGAAAGTGGACTGACGGAGGCCGACTTGGCTGAAATCCAGTACCTTTCCAAAGAACTGACAGATAACCCATTGACACAGCAATCCTTTTTACCGCCGCTTCATGAAATTCCGTTGCCTGCTCTTCAAGGATCGGTTTCGGAAGATGGAACGACTTTTGTACAGCCGCTTTTCTTTAAAGAAAAGACCGAGACAGAAATTCTCGAAAAAAATCTTGAAAGCATTAATGAAGCTGTATCGGAACGCATTGGATCGGACCCATTCAAGGTCCCGACAGATTCAGGTGAATTATCCCTTCGAGTAACAGGCCCTGTAGGGATATCCGTCGATGCAACGGGTTTATTTTCAGGTGCTGATTTCAAATTGCTGTTAGCGACAGTAATACTTGTACTTGTCGTGTTATTACTCATTTACCGCTCTCCTCTTTTAGCCATCATTCCTCTAATCGGAGTGGGCTTCGCCTATATCGTCACGAGCCCGATTCTAGGATTCATGGCAGATCATGGTTGGATTACAGTCGATTCACAGGCAATTTCAATCATGACCGTATTATTATTCGGTGCCGGAACGGATTATTGTCTATTTTTAATTTCTCACTACAGAAGTGAATTAAGGAATCATGAAAGCAAACGGAAAGCCATGATCGCCGCATTTAAAGATTCATCAGGCGCCATTGCGATGAGCGGCCTTACGATCGTCATCTCCCTGCTAACATTGCTTGTAGCCAAATACGGAGCCTACCATCGTTTCGCTGTACCATTCAGCTTGTCCATTTTTATCATGATGCTGGCAGCTTTAACACTTGTACCGGCATTGCTTTCTGTATTCGGAAGGGCTTCCTTCTTCCCGATCGTTCCGCGTACACCTGAAATGGAAGAAGCACGGGCTAAGAAAAAGGGAAAAGCCGTCAAAAAGCATAAAGAAGGCCGCATCGGTAAATGGATTGGTCATATCGTCACGACCAGGCCATGGACTGTCATTCTTACATGCCTGATCATCTTCAGTGTTTTAGCTGGATATTCTTCACAAATAAAATATTCTTATGATATTCTCTCTTCCTTCCCTGAAGATATGAACTCCCGTGAAGGCTATTCTGTCATTTCCGACTCGTATTCACCGGGCGAACTGGCACCAGCCACAGTGGTTATCGATACGGATGGTGAAGATGTCGATTTAGCGCCGGCATTAGAAGAGATGAATATCGTTGAAAGTGTTGCCGATCCAGTCACAAGTAAATCCAATAAAGATCTGCAATCCTATGAGGTCACATTCAACTTGAACCCATATGCTATCGAGGCTATTGATTCCATTCCTGAAATCCGCAAAATGGCGGAGAGAGAATTGAAGGCCGCCTATATATCTTCCGTTGATGAAAAGGTTTGGATTGGCGGGCAAACTGCGACGCAATTCGATAAAAGGGATACTGTAAAATCCGATGAATTCATGATCATCCCGATCATCATCGTCCTGATTTCCTTGCTCCTCTTAGCCTACTTGCGATCTGTGACAGCCATGGTGTATTTAATGGGAACAGTCATTCTCTCATTCTTTGCAGCAATGGGCTTAGGTTGGATAATCCTGCACCATTTCATGGGTGTCGATGCCATAGAGGGTACCATTCCACTCTATTCTTTCGTATTCCTGGTTGCACTTGGCGAGGATTATAACATTTTCATGGTTTCAAGCATTTGGCGTAAGAAAGAAACAATGCCAATCAAGCAGGCCATTCGAAAAGGCGTTGCCGAAACTAGTGGTGTCATCACTTCCGCCGGAATAATCTTGGCAGCCACTTTTTCCGTTCTAGCCACACTTCCTATTCAAGTATTGGTTCAATTCGGTCTCATTACTGCACTTGGTGTGTTAATGGACACATTCATTGTGCGCCCGTTCCTTGTTCCTGCAATCACCGCCCTACTTGGCCGACTTGCTTTTTGGCCGAGTAAAGTGACCACTCAAGAAGAGAAAGAACATGCCAATCACTAA